Below is a genomic region from Streptomyces roseoviridis.
CCGGACGAGACGCCGGAGCTGGTCGAGGCGACGACCCGCCGCCAGGAGGAGCGGCTTCGTCCCTTCGCCGGTCGGTTCCCGGAGGTGGAGGTGGTCCCGGTCGTCACGCCCGCCGACGCGGCCGGCCGGCTGGTGGAGGACTCCCGGGACGCCGGCCTCCTGGTCGTGGGCCGGCACCGCCGGCACCGGGTCGAGACCCTGCTGGTCGGATCGGTCGCGCACGCGGTGCTGCACCACGCGGCCTGCCCGGTCGCCGTGGTGCCGCCGGGCCGGACGTCCTGAGCACCGTGGGCGGACCGGGAGCGGGGCCCGGCGGTGCGCCGTCGTACGAGCCGGGACCGCGCCCGAGCACGAGCGGGCGGAAATGCTCCCGCTTCACCTCTTCGGGTGATGGCGGATGTGGAGAAACGTGTCTTCCTCCCGACCGACCGCGAACCTCGATGCACGGGGACCGATCCAGTGGAGCGTGTCCATGCATCTGATCCGACGCGGCGATCCGCACCTTGCCGTCCGGTCGAGCGAGGGCCTGACCACGGTCGAGCTGTACGGCGAGCTCGACCTGGTGCTGGTGCAGCGCGTCCGGCCCGAAATCGACGTGCTGGCCCGCGAGGCGGCCGCACTCGCCGTCGACCTGCGCCACGTCACGTTCTGCGACGCGTCGGGGCTCGGGCTCCTGGTGCGCTGCGCGCAGCGCGTGCGGGAGCGGGGCGCGGCCTGGCGCCTGGTGTGCGACCAGCCGATGATCCTGCGCCTGGTGCGGCTCGCCGGGCTCGACGACGTCCTGCGGCCGTCGCCGCCCGTCCCGCCGCCGGGGGGCGGTGGGACGGGTGCTCCGCGTGCGGGCCTGCCGGGACGGCTGCCGGTGTGACCGGCGGGGCCGTGCCGGGCCGCCCCCGCGCGGGCCGGGCGGCCTCAGGCGGGAAGCAGCTCCCCCGCGCCCCCGTGCTCGCGCGTCTCGCCCGGGAAGCCGGCGGACGGGAGCGTGGAGGGCAGCGGGGCGGAGAGCCCGGTCTGCGGACGCAGGCCGGGCAGCCGCAGCTCGATGATGCCGCGCACGGCCGACCACTCCTCGTCGAGGATGGAGTAGAACGCGGTGTCGCGGACCACTCCGTCCATGCCGCGCGAGTGGGCCCGGCGGACGCCTTCGCAGGTGGCGCCGAGCCGTTCGATCGCGACCCGGGAGCGCGTGTTGCGGGCATCGGCGCGCAGCGAGATCCGGCGCACGCCCCAGGTCTCGAAGGCGTGCCGCAGCATGAGGTACTTGGCCTCGGTGTTGACGCCGGTGCCGCGCGCCTCCGCCGAGATCCAGGTGTTCCCGATCTCGGCCGCGTCGGGCACGGCGCTGAGCGGGTCCCCGTGCGGCACGCCGGTGGTCGGCGGCCACACCAGGGGCCCGCGCCAGTAGTCGAGTTCCAGGAAGCGGGTGGACCCGAGGACCCGGTCGGTCAGCGGGTTCACCAGGGCGAAGGGCAGCGCCTTGCCCGCCGCCTGTTCGGCGAGGGCACGGGCGATGTAGTCGCAGGAGGCGTCAAGGCCGTGGGGCACGGCGGTGTAGGCGTAGGACGCACGATCCAGTGCGCCCGCCCAGGCGATGCCCTCGGCGTGGCGCATGGCCAGCGGCTCCAGGCGCACGGTGCGCCCGGCAAGGACTACGGGTACTGGCACGGAACCTCGGGTCTTTCACGGGCAGGGGTCATCGCACGCCGGATCGCGGCGGGATGAAGGGGTGAGGTTCGCGCCCGATGCCGACCACTTCGCCGAAGGGCAGGCGACTGAAACGGTTCGTCACCGGTGCGAGGAGGAACAGTATGCAGCCCCGAGCGCTCGGAGAACAGAACCCCACACGAACCCGCGCACACAGCTGGGTGAATGTCCGGTTCACCCCGATCCCGCGTTCGACCGGACGAGGTCCCGCCGACGCCCTAGGAAGCGGCGTCCGCGCAGGTGGGATGCCCCCAGCCGTCCGCGTTCTTCATGATCGTCTCGCCCTTGCCGTACGACTGTCCACAGCGGCACCTGCCGGGGAAGCGGGCCTTGAGGGTGGGCCCGGAGGAACCCGATCCCGCGCGCTTCGGCCGGGCGCCGCCGGCGGAGGCCCTGGAGGTGCGCCTGGCCGCCGGGCGGACGGAGCCGGGCTCGGGCGGCGGCAGCGGTGAGCCGGCGGCGGACCCGGCGGGCTCCTGGGTGCGGGCGCTGTGGCTGGCGGCCCGGTCGGCGGCGTCGTTGAGCGGGTCGCCGTCGACCTGGTGGGCGGGCGTGTAGACGAACTCCACGCGACGGTCGGCGAGCAGTTCGTCGATCGCCACCACCAGTTCCTTGTTGGCGACGGGGGTGCCCGCGGAGGTCTTCCAGCCCTTGCGGCGCCAGCCCGGGAGCCAGGTGGTGACCGCCTTCATCGCGTACTGCGAGTCCATCCGCACCTCGGCGGGGACGGCGGGGTCCAGGCGCTCCAGGAGCCTGAGGAGCGCGGTGAGTTCGGCCACGTTGTTGGTCGCGGTGCCGAGCGGCCCGGCCTCCCAGTGGGCGACCTCGCCGCCCTCGGTCCCGATGACCCACGCCCAGGCCGCGGGCCCGGGGTTCCCCTTGGAGGCGCCGTCACACGCCGCGATGATCTTCTCTGTCATCCCTCGATCCTGACATGCCCCGGAACCGGCCGGGGACCACCGTCCGGGGAGCCCAGCCGTGCCACCTCGGCGAGGAGGGCGTCGCGGCCGATGGCCTCGGTACGGGTGGCGGGCACGGTGCAGGCGAAGGCGCCGGCCACCGTGCCGTGCAGGGCGCACGTGACCGGGTCCGCTCCGGCGAGCCAGGCGTACAGGAAACCCGCGGCGAAGGCGTCGCCGGCGCCGTTGCTGTCGACGACGGGGCCGGGCGGGGTGACGGCGGGGACGTGGTGCAGGTCCTCGTCCGGGCCGGTGAGCAGGAGGGCGCCGGCGGCGCCCGCGGTGCCGACGACGACGGAGGCGCGGCCGCGGACGGCGATCTCCCGCAGGGTGCGTTCGGGGTCGTCGAGGGCCGTGGTGGAGAGGAACACGATGTCGGCGGCGAAGGCGAAGGACTGGTGGTAGGCGGCGCTGCCGTCCCAGTCGTGCAGGTCGGTCGAGATCGTCACGCCCGCCTCGCGCAGCAGCGGGAGGGTGTGGGCGCAGGGCTGGGTGAGGGAGACGTGGGCGTGCCGGCTGCGGGCGGCGAGCGCCTTGACGGTGTGCGGGGGCAGCCGGTCGTCGTCGTGGCCGCGGGTGGCGTCGTAGAGGGAGAGCCGGCGCCCGTCGGGGCCGACGAGGTTGACGGCCCGCTTGGTGCCGGCGGGCTGCCGCACCTCGGTGAGCGGGATGCCCTGGTCGCGGTGGAGGGCGCGTACGAGGTCGCCCTCGGGGTCGGCGCCGACGAGGTCGAGGTGATGGGTGCGCAGCCCCAGGCGGTGCAGCCCGAGCGCGACGAAGTCCCCGGTCTGCCCGGCCCGCGTCTCGATGCCGGGCCGGATCATGTGGCTGTCGGCGTAGGGCAGGGGCAGTTCCGGCACGTACACGATGGTGTCGACCCCGGCGCCGCCGAGGACGAGGACGTCGATGTCGGGCCCGGGCCCGGGGCCGCTGTCAGGGGAGCTGCTCATACGGGCAGTCAACAGCGGCCGCCCCACTCCCTGCAAGGGCTTCCATGAACTTGCAGCAAGCGGCTCGGGGCGCCCCCGGGCTCAGGAGGCCGGGTGGCTGGCGACGACCTTGCCGTTCTGGTCGGCGGCCAGGTAGCCGGCGGCGCTGTACGCGTTGATGAGGTAGAAGCGCACGGTGGGACGGTCCCGGTTGAAGGTCCAGCGTTCGGCGATGACGTAACGCATCGTCGGCTTGTCGACCTTGAGCTCGCGTGCGCCCCGCTCCATCAGTCCCGGCAGGGTGTCCCAGGGCAGGGCCGCGGCGTCGAAGGGCTGCTCGTCCGGGTCGTCGCCGATGGTGCCGCCGGGGCCGGTGTTGCGTGCGACGCCGTTGCGGTACTCGTACCGGTCGTAGGTCTTCGCGCCGGGCCCGGTCGGGATGGAGGCGAGGGCGTACTCCTCGTACACGGTGAGTTCCACCATGGCCGTACGGCCGCCGGCGGCCTCGCCGAAGGCCCTGATCACGCTCCGGACATGAGCCGGGGTCAGCAGATCGCCGCGGGCCGCCTCGGTCCCGCTCCCGGCCCCGCTGCCGGTCCCGGCCGAGCCGTCGCCGGTGGAGCCGCCCGGTGCGCGGCTCGGCGTCGAGGAGGCCGGGCTTCGCTGGGCGCCGGTCTCCTTCTCCGTACCGCCGCCGTCGCCGGGCAGCAGGTTCACGACGCCGACCACGGCCACCGCCGCGAGCGCCACCGCCGCGGCCACCGGCCCGGCCCGCCGGGCGGACCGGCCCCGGCGGGCGACGGTGGCACCCGGCGGGACGGTGGCACCCGGCGGGACGGCCTGCGGCTGCGCCTGCCAGGCGAGCGGGGTGGCGGGGGTCGCGTAGGCGGGGTGGGCGTACGGAGCGCCGAAGCCGGCCTGGGGCGGGGACGGCACGGCCCCGACGGCGCCGGAGGTCTGCGCCTCGGCCTCGGCGAGCAGCCGGTCGAGCAGCGCCCCGTCCGGCCGCGCGGCCGGGTCGCGGACCAGGACGCGCGCGAGGACGGGTGCCAGTGGCCCCGACCGCACCGGCGCGGGGATGGGGTCGTCGAGGACGGCCACCACCGTCGCCAGGCTGGTGGCGCGCCGCAGCGGATGATGGCCCTCGGCCGCCACGTAGAGGAGCATGCCCAGCGACCACAGGTCGGAGGCCGGGTTGCCCTCCTCGCCGCGGACCCGCTCGGGCGCGATGAAGTCGGCCGAGCCGATCAGGTCCCCGGTGGACGTCAGCCGCGTGGCCTCGCTGAAGTCGGCGATGCCGAAGTCCGTGAGGACGGCGCCGCCGTCGGGGCGGAGCAGCACGTTGGCGGGCTTCACGTCCCGGTGCTGGATGCCGGCGGCGTGCGCGGCTCGCAGCGCGGACAGCACCTGGCGGCCGAGGGTGACGACCTCGGCGACCGGCATCGGGCCCCCGGCGATCCGGTCGTGCAGCGAGCGGCCCTCGACGAGTTCCATCACGATCCACGGGTGCGAGCCGTCACCGGGTTCGACGATGTGATGGACGGTCACGACGTGCGGGTGCGACAGCCGGGCCAGCGCCCGGGCCTCGCGGACGGCCCGCTCGCGCAGCTGCGCGGCGAAGCCGGGATCGGCCTCCTCGACCGCCGGGTCGGGCGGCCGTACCTCCTTGAGCGCGACGTCCCGGTCGAGCGCCACGTCCCGCGCCCGCCACACCGTGCCCATGCCGCCGCTGCCCAGCCGGGCGATCAGCCGGAAACGGCCGTCGACCAGGGGTCTGCCACCCTCACTCGTACTCATGGGCGGCATGGTAGGCGCTGCCGGTGACAGCCCCGGCGGACACCCTCCCCCGGCAGCCGCCGGGCGCACCCGGGGTCCGCCCGGCGGCTGCGGGTGGCCGTCAGTCCTCGCCCGGGAGGCTGTCCATGAAGGAGCTGACGGAGAAGACCGCGCGGCCGGGGCCGGCCGGTCCGTAGCCGGGAGGCGAGCTCAGGCCGTGGGACTCCATGGTCGCGCGGTAGGCGTCGAGGAGCCGGATGTGGTACTCCAGCGGCGCGCCCGCCGGGTTGGCCTTGCCGAGCGGAGTGGTGGGCTCGGGGCACCAGGTGGTGAAGCGTGGCGTGATGCCTCGGGACATGAAGTACTCCAGGCCCTCGGTGGTCGAGGCGATCGCCTCGTCGACCGTGGTGAAGCCGAAGGGCTCGGCCATCTCCACGCCCGCCACGAAGTTGGGGATGACGTTGCGGGGGCCGAAGACCTCCGCCGAGTCGAGGATGCGCCGGTGCC
It encodes:
- a CDS encoding adenosine kinase, which translates into the protein MSSSPDSGPGPGPDIDVLVLGGAGVDTIVYVPELPLPYADSHMIRPGIETRAGQTGDFVALGLHRLGLRTHHLDLVGADPEGDLVRALHRDQGIPLTEVRQPAGTKRAVNLVGPDGRRLSLYDATRGHDDDRLPPHTVKALAARSRHAHVSLTQPCAHTLPLLREAGVTISTDLHDWDGSAAYHQSFAFAADIVFLSTTALDDPERTLREIAVRGRASVVVGTAGAAGALLLTGPDEDLHHVPAVTPPGPVVDSNGAGDAFAAGFLYAWLAGADPVTCALHGTVAGAFACTVPATRTEAIGRDALLAEVARLGSPDGGPRPVPGHVRIEG
- a CDS encoding STAS domain-containing protein — translated: MHLIRRGDPHLAVRSSEGLTTVELYGELDLVLVQRVRPEIDVLAREAAALAVDLRHVTFCDASGLGLLVRCAQRVRERGAAWRLVCDQPMILRLVRLAGLDDVLRPSPPVPPPGGGGTGAPRAGLPGRLPV
- a CDS encoding ribonuclease H produces the protein MTEKIIAACDGASKGNPGPAAWAWVIGTEGGEVAHWEAGPLGTATNNVAELTALLRLLERLDPAVPAEVRMDSQYAMKAVTTWLPGWRRKGWKTSAGTPVANKELVVAIDELLADRRVEFVYTPAHQVDGDPLNDAADRAASHSARTQEPAGSAAGSPLPPPEPGSVRPAARRTSRASAGGARPKRAGSGSSGPTLKARFPGRCRCGQSYGKGETIMKNADGWGHPTCADAAS
- a CDS encoding GNAT family N-acetyltransferase produces the protein MPVPVVLAGRTVRLEPLAMRHAEGIAWAGALDRASYAYTAVPHGLDASCDYIARALAEQAAGKALPFALVNPLTDRVLGSTRFLELDYWRGPLVWPPTTGVPHGDPLSAVPDAAEIGNTWISAEARGTGVNTEAKYLMLRHAFETWGVRRISLRADARNTRSRVAIERLGATCEGVRRAHSRGMDGVVRDTAFYSILDEEWSAVRGIIELRLPGLRPQTGLSAPLPSTLPSAGFPGETREHGGAGELLPA
- a CDS encoding serine/threonine-protein kinase, with translation MSTSEGGRPLVDGRFRLIARLGSGGMGTVWRARDVALDRDVALKEVRPPDPAVEEADPGFAAQLRERAVREARALARLSHPHVVTVHHIVEPGDGSHPWIVMELVEGRSLHDRIAGGPMPVAEVVTLGRQVLSALRAAHAAGIQHRDVKPANVLLRPDGGAVLTDFGIADFSEATRLTSTGDLIGSADFIAPERVRGEEGNPASDLWSLGMLLYVAAEGHHPLRRATSLATVVAVLDDPIPAPVRSGPLAPVLARVLVRDPAARPDGALLDRLLAEAEAQTSGAVGAVPSPPQAGFGAPYAHPAYATPATPLAWQAQPQAVPPGATVPPGATVARRGRSARRAGPVAAAVALAAVAVVGVVNLLPGDGGGTEKETGAQRSPASSTPSRAPGGSTGDGSAGTGSGAGSGTEAARGDLLTPAHVRSVIRAFGEAAGGRTAMVELTVYEEYALASIPTGPGAKTYDRYEYRNGVARNTGPGGTIGDDPDEQPFDAAALPWDTLPGLMERGARELKVDKPTMRYVIAERWTFNRDRPTVRFYLINAYSAAGYLAADQNGKVVASHPAS